A portion of the Terriglobales bacterium genome contains these proteins:
- a CDS encoding ABC transporter permease: MFFRLVYQSFYRQRRNKLLAATAIVFGVAVATAMIAVATDIGDKMNRELRVYGPNLVAYPQEDTLDVEIGGVNLKPITSGAFLKESDLPKLKGIFWGHNITGFAPFLSLDVNAALNNTANHAGSDANANSPTEIPVELIGTYFAKTIHYGKEDFVTGVRSTYPWWKVQGEWPQDELSAKQPIEVLAGIQFADQHHLKPGDVLRVGDRELKITGILSTGSAEEKAVMAPLVLVQQIAGRPDAVRRLYVSALTKPEDAFARRNPSTMSREMRDRWYCSPYANSIALQISEALPYAHAEQIRQVAQNEGSVLSRIKGLMWLVTLAALLAAVLAVSAAVMNTLMVRRREIGLMKALGATRSSVAALFFAEGAMLAVVAGGLGFALGILLAQRISLSVFGSSIHVEVALLPIVLLISFFILLSGSALALRRAVRLDPTVVLRGDL, translated from the coding sequence ATGTTTTTCCGACTCGTCTATCAATCGTTCTACCGCCAGCGGCGAAACAAGCTCCTGGCTGCAACGGCCATTGTGTTCGGCGTGGCCGTGGCCACGGCCATGATCGCCGTGGCGACCGATATAGGCGACAAGATGAATCGTGAGTTGCGAGTGTACGGCCCCAATCTTGTAGCTTATCCGCAGGAAGACACGCTTGATGTGGAAATTGGCGGAGTCAATTTGAAGCCCATCACCTCCGGCGCATTCCTTAAGGAATCAGACTTGCCGAAGCTCAAGGGCATTTTTTGGGGACACAACATCACTGGATTTGCGCCTTTTCTTTCGTTGGACGTGAACGCTGCTTTAAACAATACGGCGAACCACGCAGGATCGGATGCAAACGCAAATAGTCCAACTGAAATCCCCGTAGAGTTGATTGGCACCTATTTCGCGAAGACGATTCATTACGGTAAAGAAGATTTTGTTACGGGCGTACGTAGCACGTATCCGTGGTGGAAGGTACAAGGCGAGTGGCCTCAGGATGAACTTTCGGCAAAACAACCGATTGAGGTGCTGGCCGGAATCCAATTTGCAGATCAGCATCACCTGAAACCAGGCGACGTCTTGCGGGTAGGCGACCGTGAGTTGAAGATCACTGGAATTCTGAGCACCGGCAGCGCCGAAGAAAAAGCTGTAATGGCTCCTCTGGTGCTGGTGCAGCAAATCGCGGGCAGACCGGATGCTGTTCGCAGGCTCTACGTAAGCGCTCTGACCAAACCCGAGGACGCCTTTGCACGACGCAATCCCAGCACGATGTCTCGGGAGATGCGTGACCGCTGGTATTGCTCACCTTACGCCAACTCCATCGCACTCCAGATTAGTGAAGCTCTGCCCTATGCCCATGCAGAGCAGATACGACAAGTCGCGCAGAATGAAGGCTCGGTGCTTTCGCGGATCAAAGGACTAATGTGGCTGGTAACGCTCGCTGCTCTTCTGGCAGCGGTGTTGGCTGTTTCTGCCGCCGTGATGAACACTCTGATGGTCCGCCGGCGCGAAATCGGACTCATGAAGGCCCTGGGCGCAACCCGCTCTTCGGTGGCGGCGTTGTTCTTTGCTGAGGGGGCGATGCTGGCTGTTGTAGCGGGCGGTTTAGGCTTTGCTTTGGGAATTCTATTAGCGCAGCGAATCTCGCTAAGCGTTTTTGGGAGCAGCATCCACGTTGAAGTTGCTCTGCTGCCGATCGTGCTGCTGATTTCATTCTTCATTCTGC
- a CDS encoding Fe-S-containing protein: MLQALVITLREGVEAALIVGITLAYLAKIGREELRRVVYIALIAAFVASVGVAVVISRIQLNQDIFEGWVMLVAAALTISMIIFMMRTARRLKGEIESKVSQLASNSSRLGLFAFVFLMVLREGVETVLILAGVSFNSTELMNFVGTLAGVMLAILFGVMFVKGSVRINLQKFFRVTSVILFFVSAQLIISGLHELSENGVLPSSKREMALIGPIVRNDLFFFITILALAALMVLMEWRRRAPSGSPASGTTGAEQRKAVWTARRERFWMVSVYVTTFVFIVLITAQFIYAQSTTGLSPATPVQLVNGQVSVPLSQVSDGDLHRYSITINGTEMRFFLYQKPDGSVATVLDACTICGPVGFYKTSTGLVCKNCAAPVNPQSVGQPGGCNPIPLKATKTADSIVITQPDLAAGVEYFQH, encoded by the coding sequence ATGCTGCAAGCACTTGTTATTACATTACGAGAGGGCGTGGAAGCTGCCCTAATTGTAGGAATTACCCTCGCCTATCTGGCCAAGATTGGCCGGGAAGAGTTGCGCCGGGTTGTTTACATCGCGCTCATAGCGGCTTTTGTGGCCAGCGTCGGCGTGGCGGTGGTGATCTCCCGTATCCAACTGAATCAGGACATTTTCGAGGGCTGGGTCATGCTTGTGGCGGCAGCGTTAACCATCAGCATGATCATCTTCATGATGCGCACGGCCCGCCGCTTAAAGGGTGAAATCGAAAGTAAAGTGAGCCAATTGGCCAGTAACAGCTCGCGCCTTGGCCTGTTTGCTTTTGTTTTTCTCATGGTCTTGCGCGAGGGCGTGGAAACGGTGCTGATCCTGGCTGGAGTTTCCTTCAATTCGACCGAATTGATGAACTTTGTTGGGACCCTCGCTGGCGTGATGCTGGCAATTTTGTTCGGCGTCATGTTTGTAAAAGGTTCAGTACGGATTAACCTGCAGAAATTCTTCCGCGTCACTTCGGTGATTCTATTTTTCGTGTCGGCACAGCTTATCATCTCCGGTCTGCATGAGCTCTCAGAAAACGGCGTATTGCCCTCCAGTAAGCGCGAGATGGCGCTGATTGGCCCTATCGTACGCAATGATCTTTTCTTTTTTATTACGATCCTGGCGCTGGCTGCGCTGATGGTTTTGATGGAGTGGCGTCGTCGTGCACCTTCTGGATCTCCCGCTTCAGGTACAACTGGAGCGGAGCAGCGCAAAGCAGTATGGACAGCACGGCGTGAGCGCTTCTGGATGGTCTCGGTTTATGTGACGACATTTGTTTTTATCGTTCTCATTACCGCCCAATTTATTTATGCCCAGAGCACCACAGGCCTCTCGCCGGCAACTCCGGTGCAATTGGTCAATGGCCAGGTGAGTGTTCCGCTCTCCCAGGTTTCCGATGGAGACCTGCATCGTTATTCCATTACTATCAACGGAACCGAGATGCGCTTCTTCCTTTATCAAAAACCTGATGGAAGTGTCGCTACCGTTCTTGACGCTTGTACGATTTGCGGCCCGGTAGGGTTTTACAAAACCAGTACGGGATTGGTATGCAAGAACTGTGCTGCGCCGGTGAATCCGCAGTCAGTGGGACAGCCCGGTGGATGCAATCCTATACCTTTGAAAGCAACCAAGACGGCCGATTCCATTGTCATCACGCAGCCCGACCTGGCCGCCGGGGTGGAATACTTCCAACACTGA
- a CDS encoding tetratricopeptide repeat protein, with the protein MDANSRLLALAQSRRRLCHASIGALALVAALTATAWAQGRSVGGQSKPTVRHHRAAETTADTIPPDVIEAEKALDKKDYAQAEKLLSSASTTNPNHYRVWFDLGVLYSLTDRKPQAIDAYKKCVEIKPDVFESNLNLGLLLASSGNTGDAAKYLRAATALKPSQVDSASEARFTAWDALGHVLAKDSPDDALTAYQRAEELHPKDFDLHLAMARLAERKNNFEVAEKEYKQALALNPQSSETLAELTDVYIAGKRLPEAEQSLRDYLKLNPQSATAHVQLGRILANSGRNQEALVEFEAAQAISPQNRQAQREIADLALQAKEYDEAERLYRNLIKDDDKNPDLHNSLANILMNQRKFPEAQQEFIASLNLDPSRGAAYDGLATVAAENQNYPLVLKVLEARAKLLPETPGTYFLRASSYDHLHDVKQAAANYHLFLSVANGKYPNQEWQAKHRLIAIEPQK; encoded by the coding sequence ATGGACGCAAATAGCAGGCTTCTGGCGTTAGCGCAGAGCAGGAGACGGCTCTGCCACGCAAGCATAGGTGCGCTTGCGCTGGTGGCTGCGCTCACCGCGACGGCATGGGCTCAGGGCCGCAGCGTTGGCGGGCAATCGAAGCCGACGGTCCGGCATCATCGAGCGGCGGAGACGACGGCAGACACGATTCCTCCGGATGTCATCGAGGCAGAAAAAGCCCTGGACAAAAAAGACTACGCTCAAGCGGAAAAACTTCTTTCTTCCGCATCAACCACCAACCCCAATCATTACCGCGTGTGGTTTGACCTGGGAGTGCTCTATTCGCTGACTGATCGCAAGCCTCAGGCCATAGACGCATATAAAAAGTGCGTTGAGATCAAGCCAGATGTGTTCGAATCGAACCTGAACCTGGGATTGTTGCTTGCTTCAAGCGGAAACACAGGTGACGCCGCCAAATACCTGCGCGCGGCCACCGCGCTCAAACCGTCGCAGGTGGATTCCGCATCTGAAGCCCGGTTTACCGCATGGGATGCCCTCGGCCATGTTCTTGCCAAGGATTCGCCTGACGATGCCCTGACCGCGTATCAAAGGGCCGAAGAACTTCATCCTAAGGATTTTGATCTGCATCTGGCGATGGCGCGGCTGGCAGAGCGCAAAAATAATTTTGAGGTGGCAGAAAAAGAGTACAAGCAAGCACTTGCGTTGAATCCGCAATCATCGGAAACACTTGCTGAGTTGACGGACGTTTATATCGCCGGCAAGCGCCTGCCCGAAGCTGAGCAGAGCTTGCGTGACTATCTGAAGCTCAATCCGCAAAGCGCCACGGCGCACGTGCAGTTGGGACGCATCCTGGCCAATAGCGGACGGAATCAGGAGGCGCTGGTGGAGTTTGAAGCTGCACAAGCAATTTCTCCACAGAACCGGCAGGCACAGCGCGAAATTGCTGACCTGGCGCTGCAGGCAAAGGAATATGATGAGGCCGAGCGTTTGTACCGGAACTTAATCAAAGATGATGACAAGAACCCTGACCTTCACAATTCGCTGGCCAATATCTTGATGAATCAGAGAAAATTTCCTGAGGCACAGCAGGAATTCATTGCCAGCCTGAATCTTGATCCTTCAAGAGGCGCGGCCTATGACGGGCTGGCAACGGTTGCGGCAGAGAACCAAAACTATCCGCTGGTATTGAAGGTGCTGGAAGCCCGGGCAAAACTTCTTCCAGAGACTCCGGGAACCTATTTTTTGCGGGCCAGTTCCTACGATCATTTACACGACGTTAAGCAGGCGGCCGCAAATTATCATTTATTTCTATCCGTAGCTAATGGAAAATATCCTAATCAGGAGTGGCAGGCAAAACATAGGCTGATTGCGATTGAGCCGCAAAAATGA